The Opitutaceae bacterium genome has a window encoding:
- a CDS encoding endonuclease/exonuclease/phosphatase family protein, which produces MPSLRLLTLNIAHGRGLSLYQGFHSLKYIHRNLDRIAHLLRRLRPDIVALQEVDESSHWNKHINLLSYLQENAAYSHAFLGVHNRRGGEKELAYGNAILSHHKIHSTEAIPFGTKTLGEKGYVFAQVEVGQRVIPVINLHLDYRSRRIRTEQVERIIEDLDERSRHLEGSQRMAPIIFGDFNSSSKRARDAVQHLLSHVRKHTHYQIHPEGGRTFPAHFPRWGFDFFFVPPEYEVTSCRVIRSYVSDHRPVLMQIRLPDSAAAGINGDSAVAGAGVEPGGPVNPA; this is translated from the coding sequence GCCTGAGATTACTGACCCTGAATATCGCCCACGGACGCGGACTGTCCCTCTATCAGGGGTTTCACTCTCTCAAGTACATTCACCGCAACCTCGACCGAATTGCGCACCTTCTGCGTCGCCTGCGGCCGGATATCGTGGCCCTGCAGGAAGTGGATGAGAGTTCCCATTGGAACAAGCACATCAATCTCCTCAGTTACCTCCAGGAAAACGCCGCTTATTCGCACGCCTTTCTCGGCGTGCATAATCGTCGCGGGGGGGAGAAGGAGCTGGCTTACGGGAATGCCATCCTGTCCCACCACAAGATCCACTCGACCGAGGCCATACCATTCGGAACCAAGACCCTCGGGGAGAAGGGCTACGTCTTCGCCCAGGTGGAGGTGGGGCAGAGGGTGATCCCCGTGATCAACCTGCACCTCGACTACCGATCAAGGCGGATCCGCACCGAGCAGGTTGAACGCATCATTGAGGATCTGGACGAACGGTCGCGACACCTCGAGGGATCCCAGCGGATGGCGCCGATCATCTTCGGCGATTTCAACTCCTCTTCGAAACGCGCGCGGGATGCCGTCCAACACCTTCTCTCCCATGTCCGCAAGCATACCCACTACCAGATTCATCCGGAGGGAGGGCGGACGTTTCCCGCTCATTTTCCGCGTTGGGGTTTCGATTTTTTCTTTGTCCCGCCGGAATATGAAGTGACCAGTTGCCGGGTCATCCGCAGCTATGTCTCCGACCACCGTCCGGTGCTGATGCAGATCCGTCTGCCGGACTCCGCGGCGGCGGGAATCAATGGCGATTCGGCGGTTGCCGGGGCGGGCGTCGAACCCGGCGGGCCGGTCAATCCAGCCTGA
- a CDS encoding PfkB family carbohydrate kinase, whose protein sequence is MRASTQSPVLIVGSVAFDDITTSTAESGRVLGGSATYASIAASYQSPVNLVGVVGNDFSEAHFERLRRHPIDLTGLQTDPSGPTFYWSGVYGENFATRETTRTDLNVFEHFNPVLPDSYRSTPYVLLGNIHPALQHNVLDQISGHPFVAADTMNLWIDISRSDLDRLLPRLDLFVVNDDEARMLTGESNLILAGRRLKGLGPKTIVIKKGEHGSVLFHSDGLFMLPAYPVTRVEDPTGAGDSYLGALVGSLAAQGATGFAALKRALIQATATASLTVESFSCDRLEAAGRAEIDARSADLLRLIRLD, encoded by the coding sequence ATGCGCGCCTCCACCCAATCGCCTGTTCTGATCGTCGGCTCGGTCGCCTTTGACGATATCACCACTTCGACTGCGGAAAGCGGCCGCGTTCTCGGCGGGTCGGCCACCTACGCGTCGATCGCCGCCAGCTACCAGTCCCCCGTCAACCTGGTCGGTGTGGTCGGCAACGACTTTTCCGAAGCCCACTTCGAGCGCTTGCGCCGCCATCCGATCGACCTGACCGGCCTCCAGACGGACCCCTCCGGGCCCACCTTCTACTGGTCGGGTGTTTACGGAGAGAATTTCGCCACCCGCGAGACGACCCGGACCGACCTCAATGTTTTTGAGCACTTCAATCCGGTCCTTCCCGACAGCTACCGGTCGACGCCCTACGTCCTGCTGGGAAACATCCACCCCGCGCTCCAGCACAATGTTCTCGATCAGATCAGCGGCCACCCCTTCGTGGCCGCCGATACCATGAACCTGTGGATCGATATCTCCCGGAGTGACCTCGACCGCCTCCTGCCCCGCCTCGACCTGTTTGTGGTCAATGACGATGAGGCCCGGATGTTGACGGGGGAGTCCAATCTGATTCTGGCCGGAAGACGCCTGAAGGGGTTGGGGCCGAAGACCATCGTGATCAAGAAGGGTGAACACGGCTCCGTTCTCTTCCATTCGGACGGGCTTTTCATGCTCCCCGCCTATCCCGTCACCCGGGTCGAAGATCCGACCGGCGCGGGTGACTCTTATCTCGGTGCGCTCGTCGGCAGTCTGGCCGCACAGGGAGCGACCGGCTTCGCCGCGCTCAAACGCGCCCTGATTCAGGCCACCGCCACCGCCAGTCTCACCGTCGAGTCGTTTTCCTGCGACCGTCTGGAAGCGGCGGGCCGGGCCGAGATCGATGCCCGTTCCGCCGATCTGCTCCGGCTGATCAGGCTGGATTGA
- a CDS encoding CTP synthase, which yields MKYIFVTGGVVSSLGKGLTAAALGALLEERGLTVRIQKFDPYLNVDPGTMSPFQHGEVYVLDDGAETDLDLGHYERFTSGQLSRLNNLTSGQIYESVIQNERRGVYLGKTVQVIPHVTNEIKERLRQTGENVDVLITEIGGTTGDIEGLPFLEAMRQFALEVGHGNVLFMHVTLIPYLKAAGELKTKPTQQSVAKLREIGIQPDILVCRCDHPLSNELREKLSLFCNVPVRAVIEEMDVESSIYELPLMLQREKVDDLVVEGLGLTAPPSGRNVWTDVVRRLKSPANRVEIGVVGKYIELQDAYKSVYESLTHGGIANDCAVKIVRIDAEALEEENGGERFKGLDGILVPGGFGDRGTEGKIAAARYAREKKVPYFGLCLGLQIAVIEFARHILKLETANSLEFDPESSDPVITLMEEQKLVVDKGATMRLGSYECALVPGTLSAKAYGTSSVRERHRHRYEVNNDYVERLEAAGMRVSGRNPKRNLVEIVELVDHPWFVAVQFHPEFQSKPNRAHPLFADFIAAAIRRKNNR from the coding sequence ATGAAGTACATCTTCGTAACCGGCGGTGTGGTATCTTCCCTGGGCAAGGGGCTGACGGCAGCCGCACTGGGTGCGTTACTGGAGGAACGGGGCCTGACCGTTCGGATTCAGAAGTTCGATCCTTATCTGAATGTGGACCCCGGGACGATGAGTCCGTTTCAGCATGGCGAGGTGTACGTGCTCGATGACGGTGCTGAGACGGATCTTGATCTTGGTCATTATGAGCGCTTTACATCGGGACAACTCAGCCGGCTGAACAACCTGACCTCAGGCCAGATCTACGAGTCGGTCATCCAGAACGAGCGGCGCGGGGTCTATCTGGGCAAGACGGTTCAGGTGATTCCCCATGTGACCAACGAAATCAAGGAACGCCTTCGGCAGACTGGAGAGAATGTCGATGTGCTCATTACGGAGATTGGCGGAACAACCGGCGACATCGAGGGCCTGCCGTTCCTCGAAGCCATGAGGCAGTTCGCGCTCGAGGTCGGGCACGGCAACGTCCTCTTCATGCACGTGACCCTGATTCCGTATCTCAAGGCGGCGGGTGAGCTGAAGACCAAGCCCACCCAGCAGAGTGTCGCCAAGCTGCGCGAGATCGGCATACAGCCGGACATCCTGGTCTGCCGTTGCGATCACCCGCTGAGCAATGAGTTGCGGGAAAAACTCAGCCTCTTCTGTAACGTGCCGGTCCGGGCCGTCATCGAGGAGATGGACGTCGAGTCGTCGATCTATGAACTGCCCCTCATGCTCCAGCGCGAGAAGGTTGACGATCTCGTGGTTGAAGGACTTGGCCTGACCGCGCCGCCCAGCGGTCGCAATGTCTGGACGGATGTCGTGCGCCGTCTGAAATCCCCGGCCAACCGGGTCGAGATCGGGGTGGTCGGGAAGTACATCGAACTCCAGGATGCCTACAAATCGGTTTATGAATCCCTGACCCATGGAGGGATTGCCAACGATTGTGCGGTCAAGATCGTGCGGATTGATGCCGAAGCGCTGGAGGAGGAGAATGGTGGCGAGCGCTTCAAGGGCCTCGACGGCATACTGGTTCCGGGCGGGTTCGGTGATCGCGGAACGGAGGGCAAGATCGCGGCGGCCCGTTATGCACGGGAAAAGAAGGTTCCCTATTTCGGCCTCTGCCTGGGCCTGCAGATCGCGGTCATCGAGTTTGCCCGGCATATCCTCAAACTGGAGACGGCCAACAGCCTGGAGTTCGATCCCGAATCTTCGGACCCCGTCATCACCCTGATGGAGGAGCAGAAGCTGGTCGTCGACAAGGGGGCGACCATGCGGCTTGGCTCCTACGAGTGTGCGCTGGTTCCCGGCACCCTGTCGGCCAAGGCCTACGGGACCTCCTCCGTTCGTGAGCGCCATCGTCATCGCTACGAGGTGAACAACGACTATGTGGAGCGGCTGGAAGCGGCGGGCATGCGCGTGAGTGGACGCAATCCCAAGCGGAATCTGGTCGAGATCGTCGAGCTGGTTGACCATCCCTGGTTCGTTGCGGTTCAGTTTCATCCGGAATTCCAGTCCAAACCGAACCGGGCCCATCCTCTTTTTGCGGATTTCATCGCGGCGGCCATCCGCAGGAAGAACAATCGTTGA
- the kdsA gene encoding 3-deoxy-8-phosphooctulonate synthase, producing MLYDPSRLLVIAGPCSLETLEVCRTVAGKLREIAERFPELQIVFKGSFDKANRTSISGARGLGIDEGLAMLARMRSEFDLPVLTDVHLPDQVARVAEVCNVLQIPAFLCRQTDLLVACARSGCTVNVKKGQFLSPQEMEHVVAKLVGSGAGEIWQTERGTTFGYQNLVVDMRSFPILHRWGGAVIFDATHSVQLPGAGGGRSGGEREFAPTLARAAVAAGADGLFIETHPDPDRALSDGPNMVPLDELEPLLVTCLAIRRAVQTG from the coding sequence ATGCTTTACGATCCCTCCCGGCTTCTCGTCATCGCCGGTCCCTGCTCCCTCGAGACGCTCGAGGTCTGCCGGACGGTGGCCGGAAAGCTGCGCGAGATTGCCGAGCGCTTCCCTGAACTGCAGATCGTTTTCAAGGGCTCCTTCGACAAGGCCAATCGCACGTCCATCTCCGGGGCCCGCGGTCTCGGAATTGATGAGGGCCTGGCCATGCTGGCGCGGATGCGCTCGGAATTCGACCTGCCGGTTCTGACCGACGTGCACCTCCCGGATCAGGTTGCCCGGGTCGCGGAGGTCTGCAACGTGCTGCAGATTCCCGCCTTCCTATGCCGGCAGACGGATCTCCTCGTGGCCTGTGCACGGAGCGGATGTACGGTCAACGTGAAGAAGGGACAATTCCTTTCACCGCAGGAAATGGAGCATGTTGTTGCCAAACTGGTTGGTTCGGGAGCCGGGGAGATCTGGCAAACGGAGCGAGGGACGACTTTCGGCTATCAGAACCTGGTGGTCGATATGCGCTCGTTCCCGATACTGCATCGGTGGGGGGGGGCGGTGATCTTTGATGCGACCCACAGTGTTCAGTTGCCGGGAGCGGGAGGCGGCAGGAGCGGCGGGGAGCGGGAATTCGCGCCGACCCTGGCCCGGGCCGCCGTGGCGGCGGGGGCGGATGGCCTCTTCATTGAGACTCATCCGGATCCGGATCGTGCCCTTTCGGATGGACCCAATATGGTGCCACTGGATGAGTTGGAGCCCCTGCTGGTCACCTGTCTGGCCATCCGGCGGGCGGTTCAGACCGGATAG
- a CDS encoding beta-ketoacyl-ACP synthase 3, whose translation MDSLLVEIPVPSMGATVNELTVIDIMIEDGQAVKKGEQIAELESDKSVFEFESPCDGVVRAVLCRAGDIVPSGAPFLRIETSDLSLRHLALSSAGQSGGNGAVRKSSGLASTDGPTPANLPVHPHPSAPSPKAAAPAGIKWTPRAIKLATDAGLDPAGIIDIEGTGPGGRVSGDDLTRYLERQPKAEGTAPVPSAAIAGATGDQTVCVAGIGYAFPRQVRSNQEILKAFPDMTEKDFFKVTGIRQRYVAGPDESATSLAEMAANNALEMAGLKASDLDGVIVATLIPDQPVPSAASALARQLGIRYALAFDVNAACSGWLYGLEVARAFIRAGTAKRLLVATAELLSRITNPRDQSTAFLFGDGAGAAIVTDSPAGHRLNRMGLSGDAELYTAIQRRGGGARQPVPQPGDNLDQFYITMDGAVVFKHAVIAFGTIIEDTLKRHNLTVDEVDWIVPHQANERILKAVSKRVSIPYEKFVVTIGEYGNTSAASVSMAFGWAAEEGIFSSGDKIIFCSVGAGLTFAGGLLVW comes from the coding sequence ATGGATTCACTTCTGGTTGAAATTCCGGTCCCTTCGATGGGAGCCACCGTAAACGAGCTCACTGTCATCGATATCATGATCGAGGATGGGCAGGCCGTGAAGAAGGGCGAGCAGATCGCTGAACTCGAGAGCGACAAGTCTGTTTTTGAGTTCGAGTCGCCCTGTGATGGTGTCGTCCGGGCAGTCCTCTGTCGGGCGGGCGATATTGTCCCGAGCGGCGCGCCCTTTCTGCGCATCGAAACCTCCGATCTGAGTCTCCGCCATCTCGCCCTGTCCTCTGCCGGGCAGTCCGGTGGGAACGGAGCGGTAAGGAAGAGCTCGGGGCTGGCTTCGACTGACGGACCGACACCCGCGAATCTCCCCGTGCACCCGCATCCGTCAGCTCCCTCACCCAAGGCCGCCGCCCCGGCCGGTATCAAGTGGACCCCACGGGCGATCAAGTTGGCTACGGACGCGGGTCTGGATCCGGCAGGTATCATCGATATTGAGGGAACCGGTCCGGGTGGACGGGTTTCGGGCGACGATTTGACCCGTTATCTGGAGCGACAGCCCAAGGCGGAGGGGACCGCACCGGTCCCCTCCGCTGCGATCGCGGGAGCGACAGGGGACCAGACGGTCTGTGTGGCCGGAATCGGCTACGCTTTTCCCAGGCAGGTCCGCTCCAACCAGGAAATCCTGAAGGCATTTCCGGATATGACGGAGAAGGACTTCTTCAAGGTCACCGGCATCCGCCAGCGCTATGTCGCCGGTCCGGACGAGTCGGCGACCAGTCTTGCCGAGATGGCCGCCAACAATGCGCTGGAAATGGCCGGACTCAAGGCTTCGGACCTGGATGGGGTCATCGTGGCCACCCTGATTCCAGATCAGCCGGTTCCGAGTGCGGCCAGCGCTTTGGCCCGCCAGCTCGGCATCCGTTACGCCCTGGCCTTTGATGTGAACGCGGCCTGCTCCGGGTGGCTTTACGGGCTCGAGGTCGCGCGGGCCTTCATCCGGGCCGGGACGGCCAAGCGTCTGCTTGTAGCGACGGCCGAGCTCCTGTCCCGAATCACCAATCCGCGTGACCAGTCGACGGCCTTTCTCTTTGGCGATGGCGCCGGAGCGGCCATCGTCACGGACAGTCCGGCGGGACACCGTCTCAACCGGATGGGCTTGTCGGGTGATGCCGAACTCTACACCGCGATTCAGAGGCGGGGCGGCGGCGCCCGGCAGCCCGTTCCTCAACCGGGCGATAATCTGGATCAGTTCTACATCACCATGGATGGCGCAGTCGTCTTCAAGCATGCGGTCATCGCTTTCGGGACCATCATCGAGGACACGCTCAAGCGCCACAACCTGACGGTGGACGAAGTCGACTGGATTGTCCCGCACCAGGCGAACGAACGCATTCTCAAGGCGGTCAGCAAGCGGGTGAGCATCCCTTACGAGAAATTCGTTGTCACGATCGGCGAGTACGGAAACACATCGGCGGCCTCGGTTTCCATGGCGTTCGGCTGGGCGGCGGAGGAAGGGATCTTCAGTTCGGGCGACAAGATCATTTTCTGCAGTGTTGGTGCCGGTCTCACCTTTGCCGGTGGATTGCTGGTCTGGTAG
- a CDS encoding RsmE family RNA methyltransferase translates to MPLFRTLRIPDFRLPPDGLPPFLELMPDFRSYFRPHELGPTSIELDPDESHHLISVNRAKSGDTVVAFDGKGNEWICACVEADRRRAVLKVRFHQRIKPLPYRITLAQAVPKGKSMDAIVRKATEIGVARIAPLYSERTEVHLEKDREEVKTAKWRSATIEAAKQCGNAFLPEILAPQTAREFMETSAREFDLRLVASLQPGARILRDVLAEYRLEHSQAPKNMVWMVGPEGDFTPAEMGNSKSAAFQPVSLGPLVLRCETAAVYALSILSYELQ, encoded by the coding sequence CGTACCCTGCGGATTCCTGATTTTCGATTGCCTCCGGACGGCCTGCCCCCGTTTCTTGAGCTCATGCCGGATTTTCGCTCTTATTTCCGCCCTCACGAACTCGGACCCACCTCGATCGAACTGGATCCCGATGAGTCACACCATCTGATTTCGGTCAATCGGGCCAAGAGCGGGGACACCGTGGTCGCCTTCGACGGCAAGGGAAACGAATGGATCTGCGCATGCGTCGAAGCCGATCGCCGCAGGGCCGTACTGAAGGTGCGCTTCCACCAGCGGATCAAGCCCCTGCCCTACCGGATCACGCTGGCCCAGGCCGTGCCCAAGGGCAAGTCGATGGACGCAATTGTCCGCAAGGCGACCGAGATTGGCGTCGCCCGGATCGCCCCGCTTTACAGCGAACGGACCGAAGTTCACCTCGAGAAGGACCGCGAGGAGGTCAAGACCGCAAAGTGGCGCAGCGCGACAATCGAAGCGGCGAAGCAATGCGGGAATGCTTTTCTCCCGGAAATCCTCGCTCCCCAGACCGCTCGCGAATTCATGGAAACCTCAGCCAGGGAATTCGATCTCCGGCTCGTCGCCAGTCTGCAACCGGGCGCGCGGATTCTCCGGGACGTGCTGGCCGAATACCGGCTCGAGCATTCGCAAGCCCCCAAAAATATGGTCTGGATGGTTGGCCCCGAGGGGGATTTCACCCCGGCCGAGATGGGTAACTCGAAAAGCGCCGCCTTTCAGCCGGTTTCCCTCGGTCCGCTCGTCCTGCGCTGCGAAACCGCCGCCGTCTATGCCCTGAGCATTCTGAGCTACGAGTTGCAGTAA